From a region of the Methanoculleus receptaculi genome:
- a CDS encoding DUF7518 family protein, translating into MAQKDARIHFLERELAEREKEMQMMKEREQLPVAGVDDERLRELERKVRELDALVKGLTEEVLDVKSVVMKLARETDERRERRPVQPAAAKPAQELRAEPRTVEPRSQTRPAEKRPSRQVTGEKALDERDFEMIMQNDGTLKPEPKRPSSEYIVASTGTKDLPSKSVKKGGKSSDRKVFVEQRKRPVNDLIQAEEDDTVDLDRR; encoded by the coding sequence ATGGCGCAGAAGGATGCAAGGATACATTTTCTTGAGCGGGAACTTGCGGAGCGCGAGAAGGAGATGCAGATGATGAAGGAACGGGAGCAGTTGCCGGTGGCGGGGGTGGACGATGAACGCCTGCGTGAACTGGAGCGGAAAGTGCGCGAGCTCGATGCACTGGTGAAAGGCCTGACGGAAGAGGTCCTGGACGTCAAGTCCGTGGTGATGAAACTTGCAAGGGAGACGGATGAGCGCCGGGAGAGGAGGCCCGTGCAGCCTGCCGCGGCAAAGCCCGCGCAGGAGCTCAGAGCGGAACCGCGTACCGTTGAACCCCGGAGCCAGACACGTCCGGCGGAGAAGCGGCCGTCAAGGCAGGTTACGGGGGAAAAGGCCCTCGATGAGAGGGATTTTGAGATGATAATGCAGAACGACGGGACGCTGAAACCAGAGCCAAAACGCCCATCATCAGAGTACATCGTTGCCAGCACCGGGACGAAGGACTTGCCGTCAAAGTCTGTGAAGAAGGGCGGCAAGTCGTCTGACCGGAAGGTCTTTGTTGAGCAGAGGAAGCGCCCGGTCAACGATCTGATACAGGCCGAAGAGGATGACACCGTAGATCTGGATCGCAGGTGA
- the glyA gene encoding serine hydroxymethyltransferase, whose protein sequence is MSSLANFDPEIADLIEKERLRQINGLELIASENVVSKAVLEAMGSIMTNKYAEGYPGKRYYGGCEFHDVAENLARDRMCRVFGAEHANVQPHSGSQANQAVYFAYLGYKDRILSQSLTQGGHLSHGSPVNITGRWYSIFHYGVDPETETLDYAAIEDLARMVRPQMIVCGASAYPREIDFRAFQEIADTVGARCMADIAHIAGLCATGYHNSPVGVVDIVTTTTHKTLRGPRGGAIMCSKEDAPTIDKSVFPGMQGGPLMHIIAAKAVCFKEAMTPAYKEYCGQIVKNSRAMARVLAEEGLDLVSGGTDNHLILLDLTRVSANHEHLTGLAAETALGEAGITVNKNTIPREQLSPFVTSGLRIGTPAVTSRGMKEKEMEQIANWIATVLKDIARDRTSKKAINEVREEVIALASKYPLYPEVA, encoded by the coding sequence ATGTCTAGTCTGGCAAACTTTGATCCAGAGATCGCAGACCTCATCGAGAAAGAGCGCCTGCGTCAGATCAATGGGCTGGAATTGATCGCCTCCGAGAACGTCGTAAGCAAGGCAGTCCTGGAGGCGATGGGTTCTATAATGACCAATAAATACGCCGAGGGTTACCCCGGCAAACGATACTACGGAGGCTGCGAGTTTCACGACGTCGCAGAGAACCTGGCGCGCGACCGGATGTGCCGGGTCTTCGGGGCCGAGCACGCAAACGTCCAGCCTCACTCGGGCAGCCAGGCAAACCAGGCGGTCTACTTTGCCTACCTGGGCTACAAGGACAGGATATTGAGCCAGAGCCTCACCCAGGGCGGCCACCTTTCCCACGGGTCGCCGGTAAATATCACCGGCCGCTGGTACTCCATCTTTCACTACGGCGTGGACCCGGAGACGGAGACGCTTGACTACGCTGCCATTGAGGACCTGGCACGGATGGTCAGGCCGCAGATGATCGTCTGCGGCGCTAGCGCCTACCCGCGCGAGATAGATTTCAGGGCGTTCCAGGAGATCGCCGATACCGTTGGTGCGCGGTGTATGGCCGATATAGCCCACATTGCCGGACTCTGCGCAACCGGCTACCACAACTCCCCGGTAGGTGTCGTCGATATCGTGACGACGACTACTCATAAGACGCTGCGCGGCCCACGCGGTGGTGCAATCATGTGCAGCAAAGAGGATGCGCCGACCATCGACAAGTCCGTCTTCCCGGGGATGCAGGGCGGCCCCCTGATGCACATCATCGCCGCGAAGGCAGTCTGTTTCAAGGAGGCCATGACCCCGGCATACAAAGAATACTGCGGCCAGATCGTCAAGAATTCGCGCGCGATGGCCAGGGTCCTTGCCGAGGAGGGGCTTGATCTGGTCTCCGGCGGCACCGACAACCACCTCATACTCCTCGACCTTACCAGGGTCTCAGCGAATCATGAACACCTCACCGGGCTTGCAGCCGAGACCGCGCTCGGCGAGGCCGGGATCACCGTGAACAAGAACACCATCCCACGCGAACAACTCAGTCCCTTTGTGACTAGCGGACTGCGTATAGGCACACCGGCCGTCACCTCCCGCGGCATGAAAGAGAAGGAGATGGAACAGATCGCCAACTGGATCGCGACGGTGTTAAAGGACATCGCAAGAGACAGGACCTCAAAGAAGGCAATCAATGAGGTGAGAGAAGAGGTCATCGCTCTCGCGAGCAAGTACCCGCTGTACCCTGAAGTAGCATGA
- the folD gene encoding bifunctional methylenetetrahydrofolate dehydrogenase/methenyltetrahydrofolate cyclohydrolase FolD, whose product MILDGKAVSEKRLELLKEMIEESGLYPRLATVIVGEDPASQMYVRMKHRACERVGIGSIRIDLPADASTERVLEVIVKLNNDPDINGILVQMPLPPGVDTGRVINAVAPNKDVDGFHPCNIGRLFSGDPLFAPCTPQGIMTILEEYRIPIAGKHAVVIGRSIDVGRPMAALLLNADATVTICHSKTGDLKEEARRADILVSAVGKAKFVGPDMVKEGAAVIDVGINHDEDGKLCGDVDFEAVKDVAGAITPVPGGVGPMTIATLMENTFKAARLETCNSITAW is encoded by the coding sequence ATGATACTCGACGGCAAAGCAGTCTCTGAGAAGAGGCTTGAACTCCTTAAGGAGATGATAGAGGAGTCCGGGCTCTACCCGCGCCTGGCAACAGTCATCGTGGGCGAGGACCCGGCATCACAGATGTACGTCCGGATGAAGCACCGGGCGTGCGAACGGGTGGGGATCGGATCGATCAGGATCGACCTCCCGGCGGACGCCTCCACCGAGCGTGTGCTCGAGGTGATCGTGAAACTGAACAACGACCCGGACATCAACGGCATCCTAGTCCAGATGCCGCTCCCGCCCGGTGTGGACACCGGCCGCGTGATAAACGCGGTCGCACCCAATAAGGATGTCGACGGTTTCCACCCCTGTAACATTGGCAGGCTATTCTCTGGAGACCCGCTCTTTGCGCCCTGCACGCCGCAGGGGATCATGACGATCCTGGAGGAGTACCGCATCCCGATCGCAGGAAAGCATGCGGTCGTCATCGGCCGGAGCATCGATGTGGGAAGACCTATGGCCGCCCTGCTCCTGAACGCCGATGCAACCGTCACCATCTGCCACTCAAAGACAGGAGACCTCAAGGAGGAGGCGCGGAGAGCCGATATCCTTGTCAGCGCGGTGGGGAAGGCAAAGTTCGTCGGGCCCGATATGGTGAAGGAGGGGGCGGCGGTCATCGATGTCGGCATAAACCACGACGAAGATGGAAAACTCTGCGGGGATGTCGACTTTGAGGCGGTGAAGGACGTGGCAGGTGCTATAACCCCTGTTCCTGGCGGCGTCGGCCCCATGACCATCGCAACGCTGATGGAGAACACGTTCAAGGCCGCCAGGCTGGAAACATGCAACAGCATAACTGCCTGGTGA
- the folP gene encoding dihydropteroate synthase, giving the protein MQQHNCLVNGLLIGGGAPVRLMGVINCSPESFYRGSYTPVESVHDRALAMVESGADMVDIGARSTAPGSRPITLAEEAARMDEALRELDGTGITVSVDVQQPEVLEVCLRHDIHAVNDITGLAGEQFARAVADSGLPVFVMASLRRPGDAVGLAATLQALETVVERCSRFGIEDYVLDPGIGRWVPERRSEDDWELCRNFQSFLDFGRPVLAAVSRKTFIGELLGKPPEDRLAGTLALTTMLVAAGAAVVRGHDVPETADILRVYAKMRQIG; this is encoded by the coding sequence ATGCAACAGCATAACTGCCTGGTGAACGGCCTGCTGATCGGCGGGGGGGCCCCGGTTCGGTTGATGGGCGTCATAAACTGCAGCCCGGAATCGTTCTACCGTGGCTCCTACACCCCGGTGGAGAGTGTTCATGACCGTGCCCTTGCAATGGTCGAATCCGGCGCCGATATGGTCGACATCGGGGCGCGGAGCACGGCGCCGGGGTCTCGTCCGATCACCCTCGCAGAGGAGGCTGCCCGTATGGACGAAGCGCTCCGGGAACTGGACGGGACGGGGATCACCGTCTCGGTGGATGTCCAGCAGCCCGAGGTGCTCGAGGTCTGCCTCCGCCACGATATCCATGCTGTAAACGATATCACGGGGCTTGCCGGAGAGCAGTTTGCACGGGCTGTCGCCGACTCGGGGCTGCCGGTCTTTGTGATGGCAAGTCTCCGCCGGCCGGGCGATGCCGTGGGACTTGCCGCGACCCTCCAGGCGCTTGAAACGGTCGTCGAACGATGCTCGCGGTTCGGGATCGAGGATTACGTGCTTGACCCGGGTATAGGGCGATGGGTGCCGGAGCGGAGAAGCGAGGATGACTGGGAACTCTGCCGGAACTTTCAGTCGTTCCTGGACTTTGGCCGGCCGGTTCTTGCCGCGGTCTCCCGTAAGACGTTTATCGGGGAACTCCTCGGGAAACCGCCGGAGGACCGGCTCGCGGGCACCCTTGCGCTCACGACGATGCTGGTCGCCGCGGGT